From a single Plasmodium yoelii strain 17X genome assembly, chromosome: 9 genomic region:
- a CDS encoding PIR protein, translating into MDKILCEQFDTLRNYLPDELEKHESVNFNQNENIKYYCPNGESGKTECKTDIDKIKAGCLWLFEQLFVKNKKSNISIVEYIIVWLSYKLNQKKYDEAKDLNDFYTNCIENNTHYTNCNNDSGNCSTQLNENTGYTNYKDIIDKRNNMLSTNIKNMSKIYDAFKLLCNVYTELNADNTISNKSLENASEFVKKYNELNNVSDIDEGSPYYQVLYRLSYDYINLKEYCDSNDNGCSKIPSLISTETEENGMQSSEESCDGTSSFSIVKKLILALSIFSAITIFLGIFFKCSLFVLRKRALKQYLREKIKNIKKRMNH; encoded by the exons aTGGATAAAATCCTG TGTGAACAGTTTGATACATTGAGAAACTATTTACCCGATGAATTAGAAAAACATGAATCAGTCAATTTTAATCAAAATGAGAATATTAAGTATTACTGCCCTAATGGAGAATCAGGGAAAACAGAATGTAAGACTgatatcgataaaattaaggCTGGATGTTTATGGTTGTTTGAGCAATTGTttgtgaaaaataaaaaaagtaatatcAGTATAGTTGAATACATTATcgtatggttaagttataaactaaATCAAAAGAAGTATGACGAAGCCAAGGATCTAAATGATTTTTACACTAACtgtatagaaaataatacgCATTATACTAATTGTAATAATGATAGTGGAAATTGTAGTACCCAATTAAATGAGAATACGggatatacaaattataaggaTATCATagataaaagaaataacatGTTGAGtactaatattaaaaatatgtctaaaatatatgatgcatttaaactATTATGTAACGTGTATACTGAACTTAATGCAGACAACACAATATCTAATAAATCTTTAGAAAATGCTAgtgaatttgttaaaaaatataatgaacttAATAATGTTTCTGATATTGATGAAGGTAGTCCTTATTATCAAGTATTGTATAGATTATCATatgattatattaatttaaaagaaTATTGTGATAGTAATGACAATGGTTGTAGCAAAATTCCATCCCTTATATCGACAGAAACAGAAGAAAATGGTATGCAAAGTTCTGAAGAGAGTTGTGATGGTACATCAAGCTTCTCgatagtaaaaaaattaattctaGCTTTATCAATATTCAGTGCAATAACAATCTTTTtgggaattttttttaag tgtTCGTTATTTGTATTACGGAAAAGAGCtctaaaacaatatttaagagaaaaaataaaaaatataaagaagagaatgaatcattaa